A window of the Euwallacea similis isolate ESF13 chromosome 20, ESF131.1, whole genome shotgun sequence genome harbors these coding sequences:
- the pen-2 gene encoding gamma-secretase subunit pen-2, translating into MDLAKVPNEKKLELCKWYFKAGFACLPFVWAVNALWFFNEGFRRPEYQEQKQIKRYVIFSAIGAVLWLIILVSWIATFQINRVNWDEFAERISFIIPLGLP; encoded by the coding sequence ATGGATCTAGCAAAGGTGCCTAATGAAAAGAAGCTCGAGCTCTGCAAATGGTACTTTAAGGCAGGTTTTGCTTGCTTGCCTTTCGTCTGGGCAGTAAACGCCCTATGGTTCTTCAATGAGGGTTTTCGAAGACCGGAATACCAGGAgcaaaagcaaattaaaagaTACGTGATCTTCTCTGCAATCGGGGCCGTGTTGTGGCTCATCATACTGGTATCATGGATTGCAACATTCCAAATCAACCGAGTGAACTGGGACGAATTTGCTGAGCGAATATCCTTCATAATACCTTTAGGCCTGCCTTGA